In Cyanobacteria bacterium GSL.Bin1, a genomic segment contains:
- a CDS encoding alpha/beta hydrolase, producing the protein MFQTPDYLLFAQHGWADTSVTMRTLANRLQLANTVVITPNLGFYRTWWRMRPLIAKVSAIAHDYLKNFPKVPLRIIGHSMGGLIWLEILNQNPHWWERVESLVLIASPIQGAELARIIDPFRLGIGVAKELAANRKNLAETIAQKIPTLSIASNYFLGTDGTISVRSTQFQYAQCICVSGVSHADLRIAPEVITNIRQFWKIDSKMA; encoded by the coding sequence ATGTTCCAAACCCCTGATTATCTTCTGTTTGCCCAACATGGCTGGGCGGATACTTCAGTGACAATGCGCACTTTAGCGAATCGTTTACAGTTAGCAAATACTGTCGTGATTACGCCGAATTTGGGTTTTTATCGGACCTGGTGGCGGATGCGTCCTTTAATTGCAAAAGTTAGCGCGATCGCGCACGATTATCTCAAAAATTTCCCCAAGGTCCCCCTTAGAATTATCGGCCATTCGATGGGGGGCTTAATTTGGTTAGAAATTTTAAATCAAAATCCCCATTGGTGGGAAAGAGTCGAAAGTTTAGTCCTCATTGCTTCTCCCATTCAAGGGGCAGAACTCGCGCGAATCATTGATCCGTTTCGATTAGGAATTGGGGTTGCCAAAGAACTGGCTGCTAATCGTAAAAACTTGGCTGAAACCATTGCCCAAAAAATTCCAACTTTAAGTATTGCCAGCAATTATTTTTTGGGAACAGATGGCACCATTTCTGTTCGTTCGACGCAATTCCAATACGCACAATGTATTTGTGTTTCTGGTGTTTCCCATGCTGATCTCCGCATTGCCCCTGAAGTTATTACTAACATTCGTCAATTTTGGAAAATTGACAGTAAAATGGCATAG
- a CDS encoding response regulator produces the protein MSSESLESELKQLQEQQALILNQVDRAIALFDSSDQLINYNQVFLDLSELSPDWLAQNPSGRNILDAMARKSNWPARQHQMLADLIQNADSNPTPCAIELGSGENLQILVTATPSGGYILNIRQLTNNFDQRSSASPGIEFRGTDDSQDLLNRELRRLTFLLGLTERLQPATDIEEIGQFALSYLIETTNAAFGDVKVITGDGDERQAGLLVNEMTSQFIATYGESIPDMEAQMEAGIPYGQGLLWQVVETGKPLFVENYANHPQAVAAFRHPGIGQLGIFPIPGHSGDIIGVLTLESRSENPLQNQLQEDMVLAACRALGVAIERAQVQQNLRQANEDLAQASQMKSEFLASMSHELRTPLNSILGFADLLERQRKEPLSDNQLKQVKAIKRSGEHLLQLINDILDLSKIEAGKTELELKPVVIHSLCSQCMRMVQPRADKKRIALSLELDYQVEQVQLDERRVRQILINLLSNAIKFTPEEGKVKLSGNLRYGHQLLQEIRPDRSPVNDSTPYLCLEVSDTGIGIPKEKQGLLFRPFQQVDSSLTRRHEGTGLGLALTKRLAELHGGTVSVESEENQGSCFRVWLPLTELRTEKPDLSPAVGEEETPDDLNRHFGQDQPDPTNSPRILVVEDQPFNQALICQVLELEGYAVEVIYDGRTMQQLIAAELRSRELLPHLILLDIQLPEVDGFELLQQLRTTPHWQEIPVIAITAMAMPGDRDRCLEAGADDYIAKPLHLETVIEKVQQLITESEK, from the coding sequence ATGTCATCAGAATCGCTGGAGTCCGAGTTAAAGCAATTACAGGAGCAACAAGCCTTAATTCTTAATCAAGTTGATCGCGCGATCGCGCTCTTTGACAGCAGCGATCAGCTGATTAACTATAACCAAGTGTTTTTAGACTTGAGTGAATTGTCCCCCGACTGGCTGGCACAAAATCCTTCTGGCAGGAACATTTTAGATGCCATGGCCAGGAAAAGCAATTGGCCAGCGAGACAGCACCAAATGCTTGCAGATCTGATCCAAAATGCCGACTCCAATCCAACCCCTTGCGCGATCGAGCTCGGTTCAGGAGAAAACTTGCAGATTCTGGTGACAGCGACTCCCAGCGGCGGGTACATACTTAACATTCGGCAACTGACAAATAATTTCGACCAACGGTCATCCGCAAGCCCCGGAATTGAATTCCGGGGAACGGATGACTCCCAGGATCTCCTGAATCGGGAACTCAGACGACTCACTTTTCTGTTAGGATTAACCGAACGTCTCCAACCTGCTACCGATATTGAAGAAATTGGTCAATTTGCTCTCTCTTATCTGATTGAAACCACTAATGCTGCCTTTGGTGATGTCAAAGTCATTACAGGTGACGGCGATGAGCGTCAAGCTGGGCTACTGGTTAATGAAATGACTTCTCAATTTATTGCCACTTATGGTGAGTCCATTCCAGATATGGAAGCACAAATGGAAGCAGGAATTCCTTACGGACAAGGACTACTGTGGCAAGTTGTGGAAACAGGGAAACCCTTATTTGTTGAAAATTATGCCAATCATCCCCAAGCTGTTGCTGCCTTTCGTCATCCTGGGATTGGGCAACTGGGAATTTTCCCCATTCCCGGACATAGTGGTGATATTATTGGGGTTTTAACTTTAGAATCGCGCTCAGAAAATCCCCTGCAAAATCAGCTACAAGAAGATATGGTGTTAGCTGCGTGTCGGGCTTTAGGGGTTGCCATTGAACGAGCACAAGTCCAGCAAAATCTCCGTCAAGCGAATGAAGATTTAGCCCAAGCCTCACAGATGAAGTCAGAATTCTTGGCTTCAATGTCTCATGAACTACGCACACCGCTTAATAGTATTTTAGGTTTTGCCGATCTCCTGGAACGACAACGGAAAGAACCGTTGAGTGATAACCAACTCAAGCAAGTGAAAGCCATTAAACGCAGCGGTGAACACTTACTCCAGTTAATTAACGATATTCTCGATCTGTCCAAAATTGAGGCTGGAAAAACCGAATTAGAATTAAAGCCAGTCGTCATCCATAGTTTATGTAGCCAGTGTATGCGGATGGTCCAACCCCGCGCCGACAAAAAACGGATTGCGTTGTCACTGGAATTGGATTATCAAGTTGAACAAGTGCAGCTAGATGAGCGACGAGTACGACAGATTTTAATTAATTTGCTCTCGAATGCCATTAAATTCACCCCTGAAGAAGGGAAAGTCAAACTCAGTGGCAATTTACGCTATGGACATCAATTGTTACAAGAAATTCGTCCTGATCGCAGTCCGGTCAATGACAGTACCCCTTACTTATGTCTAGAAGTTTCTGACACAGGCATTGGGATTCCCAAGGAAAAGCAAGGATTATTGTTCCGCCCGTTTCAACAAGTGGATTCTTCCCTCACTCGTCGCCATGAAGGGACGGGGTTAGGTCTAGCGCTGACCAAACGTCTCGCCGAGTTGCATGGGGGAACCGTTTCTGTGGAGTCTGAGGAAAATCAGGGCAGTTGTTTTCGGGTTTGGCTACCCTTAACCGAGTTACGAACAGAAAAACCAGACTTATCACCGGCGGTGGGAGAAGAGGAAACACCAGATGACCTTAATCGTCACTTCGGTCAAGACCAGCCCGATCCCACCAATAGTCCACGGATTTTAGTCGTTGAAGATCAACCATTTAATCAAGCCTTAATTTGTCAGGTGTTGGAATTAGAAGGATATGCGGTAGAAGTCATTTATGACGGGCGAACGATGCAGCAACTGATTGCTGCAGAATTGCGATCGCGCGAACTACTGCCCCATTTGATCTTATTGGATATTCAACTGCCAGAAGTGGATGGCTTTGAACTGTTGCAGCAACTGCGAACCACTCCCCACTGGCAAGAGATTCCTGTAATTGCCATTACCGCGATGGCGATGCCTGGCGATCGCGATCGGTGTTTAGAAGCAGGGGCAGATGACTATATTGCTAAACCCCTCCATCTGGAAACAGTAATTGAAAAAGTACAGCAGCTCATTACTGAGTCGGAAAAATGA
- a CDS encoding polyamine aminopropyltransferase produces MTPQQQNLLLLSAAISSASGLASELLLGTLASYLVGNEALSYGIALGGFLAAMGVGSYLSRFIGNKGDTLLTTFMTVELLIAPLNAVLPLSLFILFIVGGEIWLGLALVTLILGTLAGLEIPLLTRMVEAEEGVKDALAGVLAMDYFGALVGALAFPVILLPLVGMFPAAAILGIFPAVMVFLLGRAFPQLRQWRLLGLTLALLLTLFAVIVVPFSQRLEENLYGAPIVQQAQSSYQRLVLTRRGSDVRLFLDGDLQFSTSDEYRYHEALVHPALSAVAEPKNVLLLGAGDGLALREILKWDSVKTVTLIELDPKVVEWAKTYPALVQANQKALTDARVKVRYGDAFQLISQIDSTFDVIIADFPDPDRNVLAKLYSLGFYRQLQAHLSATGVFVTQGSSPFFAPKAFSCIATTLQATAFEVHPYTVNVPSFGPWGFVLATKTPFQPENVNQIPINTRFLSPTVLSSLFVLPKDLMLAEVEVNTLAHPVIVNYERDRRWVLY; encoded by the coding sequence ATGACGCCTCAACAACAGAATCTTCTCCTTTTGTCTGCTGCCATTTCTTCGGCTAGTGGCTTAGCCAGCGAACTGCTTTTAGGGACTTTAGCCAGTTACTTGGTTGGGAATGAGGCCCTCTCTTACGGTATTGCCCTCGGGGGATTTCTGGCTGCGATGGGTGTGGGATCTTATCTCAGTCGCTTTATTGGCAACAAGGGAGACACCCTGTTAACCACGTTTATGACAGTAGAACTACTGATTGCCCCCCTTAATGCCGTATTACCCCTCAGCTTATTTATTCTGTTTATTGTTGGCGGAGAAATTTGGCTAGGATTAGCCCTTGTCACTCTCATTTTAGGCACTTTAGCTGGGTTAGAAATTCCACTGTTAACGCGGATGGTGGAAGCTGAAGAAGGAGTAAAAGATGCCCTGGCCGGGGTGTTAGCAATGGATTACTTTGGGGCATTAGTGGGGGCGTTAGCGTTTCCTGTGATCTTGTTACCTTTAGTGGGAATGTTCCCAGCAGCTGCAATTTTGGGGATTTTCCCCGCCGTCATGGTCTTCTTATTAGGACGTGCCTTTCCCCAGTTACGCCAATGGCGACTATTGGGTCTGACGCTCGCGCTTTTATTAACTCTGTTTGCCGTGATAGTGGTTCCTTTTAGTCAACGGTTAGAGGAAAACCTCTACGGCGCACCGATTGTTCAACAAGCACAGTCAAGCTATCAACGGTTAGTTTTAACCCGACGGGGGAGTGATGTTCGCTTGTTTCTCGATGGGGATTTGCAGTTTTCAACTAGTGATGAGTATCGATATCATGAGGCGCTCGTTCATCCGGCGCTGAGTGCAGTTGCGGAACCGAAAAATGTTTTACTGTTAGGCGCTGGCGATGGCTTAGCGTTACGGGAAATTTTGAAATGGGATAGCGTGAAAACGGTCACGTTGATTGAACTGGATCCGAAAGTTGTGGAATGGGCAAAAACCTATCCTGCCTTAGTACAAGCCAATCAAAAAGCGTTGACTGATGCGAGAGTGAAGGTACGCTATGGGGATGCGTTTCAGTTAATTTCTCAAATTGATAGCACATTTGATGTGATTATTGCTGATTTTCCCGATCCAGACCGTAACGTTTTAGCTAAACTCTATTCTCTCGGGTTTTATCGGCAATTACAAGCGCATCTCTCTGCTACAGGAGTTTTCGTCACCCAAGGCAGTAGCCCGTTTTTTGCACCAAAAGCTTTTTCTTGTATTGCGACTACCCTGCAAGCAACTGCATTTGAAGTTCATCCTTATACGGTAAATGTTCCCAGTTTTGGCCCTTGGGGGTTTGTTTTAGCGACAAAAACCCCGTTTCAGCCGGAAAACGTTAACCAAATTCCTATTAACACTCGTTTTCTTTCTCCAACTGTGTTATCCAGTTTATTTGTCCTGCCCAAAGATCTAATGCTGGCGGAGGTGGAAGTGAATACTTTGGCCCATCCGGTAATTGTCAATTATGAGCGCGATCGGCGCTGGGTTTTATATTAG
- a CDS encoding (2Fe-2S) ferredoxin domain-containing protein, whose amino-acid sequence MKASKKQVTTFVLEGRFLEALGKSPLKPKYIRIATAAGEQLLKLSKEARPLLAETQLPVGSWITVSGQETYKPKKGKRKRKIDQIEPQQPSATTPPSPQPTVAKKEGKEKKDNILVCQKSSCCKRGGKAVYQAAMEAVEKHELCDRVKVKATGCMGKCKKGPCLVMQADKSRHLGLKPEQVPELIAQQYGALVS is encoded by the coding sequence GTGAAAGCAAGCAAAAAACAAGTTACGACCTTTGTTCTCGAAGGTCGTTTTCTAGAAGCCTTGGGTAAATCGCCTTTGAAACCAAAATATATTCGCATTGCTACAGCAGCAGGGGAACAACTCCTGAAACTCAGTAAGGAAGCACGTCCTTTACTTGCTGAAACACAGTTACCGGTCGGGAGTTGGATTACCGTCTCCGGACAAGAGACTTACAAGCCAAAAAAGGGAAAACGGAAACGAAAAATTGATCAGATTGAACCCCAACAACCGAGTGCAACCACTCCTCCTTCTCCTCAGCCGACAGTAGCGAAAAAAGAGGGAAAAGAGAAAAAAGATAATATTCTGGTCTGTCAAAAATCTTCTTGCTGTAAACGGGGCGGAAAAGCGGTTTATCAAGCTGCTATGGAAGCCGTGGAAAAACACGAACTCTGTGATCGGGTTAAAGTTAAAGCAACTGGTTGTATGGGAAAATGCAAAAAAGGTCCCTGTTTAGTGATGCAAGCTGATAAATCTCGTCATCTGGGTCTTAAGCCAGAACAAGTGCCAGAATTAATTGCTCAACAATATGGTGCTTTAGTCTCTTAG
- a CDS encoding CBS domain-containing protein, which produces MLTLILCHQTADFDALGAAVGLTRLYAGAKLVLTGGAHPGVQSFLALHRDELAVIERRSVHPEEIETLIVVDTQQRDRVGKAQSWFDLPQLKNVILYDHHAFQGDIPATMTHIDDVGATTTLIVEALRKAGISLTTIEATVMALGIHSDTGSLTFPQTTPRDAEALAWLMAVGANINVIADYVEPSLSPQLQQFLSEALDQVQMETVQGYTLAWVHLESEQFVPGLSSVAERLIDVIEADALLLLHAYAHGNEPRGSLIARSRLPKVNLNQILAPFGGGGHSQAASANLKTADPEATLQELIAQIKGQIPHPPTAQELMSSPVRTIRPNTTIAEAQRILLRYGHSGLSVVNEKDQLVGIISRRDLDLALHHGFGHAPVTGYMTRNLKTIAPDTLLPDIEDLMVTYDVGRLPVLKDNQLLGIVTRTDVLRQLHQERGIDNSDQDQKSLISACLLPNFKHRLQPALWNLLSNAAEAAEKRGWHLYIVGGAVRDILLASPPQTTESNAPLFLQDIDLVVDGFHRAADVGAGVELAKALQNDYPPVRLEVHGEFQTAALLWHNHPELDSLWVDIATARTEFYPYPAANPEVEASSIRQDLYRRDFTINALAIRLTPPKSGELLDFFGGLIDLRSRLVRVLHANSFIEDPTRIYRAVKFAVRLGFEIEPQTEQYIRYAIASGAYDRSRTENGKAPALQTRLKAELKYILESPYWRPALQLLSDLTALRCLHPQLELDEQLWWQVQFLGRCLKRFDPDHTLTHWQMRLEVILAYLPATEERVSVATQLELPSDSIKRLKELETAKANITTHLSEDISPAEALPLYKTLQQQRANLLQQPLSTLEIPIKNTLFQEGYRPQTLVKVLHQYKLPTLVLTAVQTSRKVRRRIWQYLTDWSQLKAPLDGNDLKALGYKPGPQYREILESLLNATLDGVIQTKAEAQQYLAQHYPQDS; this is translated from the coding sequence ATGCTTACTTTAATTTTATGCCACCAAACTGCTGATTTTGACGCTCTTGGCGCAGCGGTGGGATTGACTCGTCTTTATGCGGGGGCAAAACTGGTGTTAACGGGTGGGGCGCATCCGGGAGTCCAATCTTTTTTAGCCTTACATCGGGATGAATTAGCAGTTATCGAACGACGTAGTGTTCACCCGGAAGAAATTGAGACATTAATTGTGGTGGATACCCAGCAGCGCGATCGCGTTGGCAAAGCCCAAAGTTGGTTCGATCTGCCGCAACTGAAAAATGTCATCCTCTATGATCACCATGCGTTCCAAGGGGATATTCCTGCCACGATGACGCACATTGATGACGTTGGTGCAACGACAACCCTGATTGTCGAAGCCTTAAGAAAAGCGGGTATATCCCTCACTACCATTGAAGCGACCGTGATGGCATTGGGAATTCATAGCGATACGGGTTCTCTTACATTTCCCCAAACGACTCCCCGTGATGCCGAAGCCTTGGCTTGGTTAATGGCAGTGGGGGCAAATATCAATGTCATTGCCGATTATGTGGAACCGAGTCTTTCCCCCCAGTTGCAACAGTTTTTATCGGAAGCCTTAGACCAGGTGCAAATGGAAACCGTGCAAGGCTATACCTTAGCTTGGGTACATCTCGAAAGTGAGCAGTTTGTTCCGGGATTATCCAGCGTCGCAGAACGACTAATTGATGTGATTGAAGCCGATGCCTTGTTACTGCTACACGCTTATGCTCATGGGAATGAACCGCGAGGAAGTTTAATTGCGCGATCGCGCCTCCCGAAAGTGAATTTAAATCAAATTCTCGCCCCATTTGGCGGCGGCGGGCATAGTCAAGCGGCTTCTGCTAACTTAAAAACCGCTGATCCCGAAGCAACGCTGCAGGAACTGATTGCACAGATCAAAGGGCAAATCCCGCATCCGCCCACCGCCCAGGAACTCATGTCGTCTCCGGTGCGTACCATTCGCCCCAATACCACCATCGCTGAAGCCCAGCGCATTCTGCTTCGTTACGGACATTCGGGGTTATCGGTAGTGAATGAAAAGGACCAATTGGTCGGTATTATTTCCCGTCGCGATCTTGATCTTGCCCTCCATCATGGGTTTGGTCATGCCCCGGTCACCGGCTATATGACTCGTAACCTGAAAACGATCGCGCCGGATACGCTGCTACCAGACATTGAAGACCTCATGGTCACCTATGATGTGGGACGATTGCCGGTTTTAAAAGACAATCAACTCCTCGGGATTGTCACCCGCACCGATGTCCTGCGGCAACTCCATCAAGAACGGGGGATTGATAACTCCGATCAAGACCAGAAATCTTTAATTTCCGCTTGTTTACTCCCTAATTTCAAGCATCGTCTGCAACCCGCCCTCTGGAATTTGCTTTCTAATGCAGCGGAAGCAGCAGAAAAGCGCGGTTGGCATCTTTATATTGTTGGTGGGGCAGTGCGGGATATTCTCCTGGCGAGTCCGCCTCAGACGACGGAATCGAACGCCCCGCTATTTTTGCAAGATATAGATTTAGTGGTGGATGGCTTTCATCGCGCTGCGGATGTGGGGGCAGGTGTGGAATTAGCCAAGGCGCTGCAAAATGATTATCCCCCTGTTCGGTTAGAAGTGCATGGGGAGTTTCAAACCGCAGCGTTACTGTGGCATAATCATCCTGAATTAGATTCCCTGTGGGTGGATATTGCCACGGCGAGAACGGAATTTTATCCTTATCCGGCAGCGAATCCAGAAGTTGAAGCCAGTTCCATCCGTCAAGACTTATATCGCCGCGATTTTACCATTAATGCCTTAGCGATTCGGTTAACGCCACCGAAAAGTGGGGAACTGTTGGACTTCTTTGGCGGCTTGATTGATCTGCGATCGCGCTTAGTCCGGGTTCTCCACGCCAATAGCTTTATTGAAGATCCGACTCGGATTTATCGTGCTGTCAAGTTTGCGGTGCGTCTGGGCTTTGAAATTGAACCGCAAACCGAACAATATATTCGTTACGCGATCGCCAGTGGGGCGTATGATCGCTCTCGGACCGAAAATGGCAAAGCCCCTGCCCTCCAAACCCGCCTGAAAGCAGAACTCAAATATATTCTAGAATCCCCTTACTGGCGACCGGCCCTGCAGTTATTATCCGATTTAACCGCCCTGCGTTGTCTACATCCCCAGTTAGAGTTAGATGAACAGTTGTGGTGGCAAGTGCAATTTTTGGGACGGTGTTTAAAACGCTTTGATCCAGACCATACACTAACGCATTGGCAAATGCGATTAGAAGTGATTCTTGCTTATTTACCCGCTACAGAAGAACGAGTTTCCGTTGCGACACAACTTGAACTCCCTAGTGATAGTATTAAGCGCCTCAAAGAACTGGAAACTGCAAAAGCAAACATTACCACCCATTTATCGGAAGATATCTCACCGGCAGAAGCGCTTCCTCTGTACAAAACGTTACAACAGCAACGTGCGAATCTACTGCAGCAACCTTTAAGTACGCTTGAAATTCCGATTAAAAATACGCTTTTTCAAGAGGGATATCGTCCCCAAACCCTGGTAAAAGTATTACATCAGTATAAGTTACCGACACTGGTCTTAACTGCTGTTCAAACTTCTCGTAAGGTCAGAAGACGAATCTGGCAATATCTCACGGATTGGTCACAACTGAAAGCACCATTAGATGGCAATGACCTTAAAGCCTTAGGTTACAAGCCAGGACCCCAATATCGGGAAATTTTAGAAAGCCTTTTAAACGCGACCCTTGATGGTGTTATCCAAACGAAAGCCGAAGCACAGCAGTATCTCGCCCAACATTATCCGCAAGACTCGTGA
- a CDS encoding zinc-binding dehydrogenase, which translates to MRAIAMTTNGTPTVLQPQDVISPHIDAPQEMLIRLRAAGINPIDTKLRRRGTFYPEQLPAILGCDGAGIVEAVGSGVTRFQVGDEVYFCHGGLGKKGTGNYAEYTVVDERFVAAKPKSLSFAESAAAPLVLITAWEALYDRGRLEAGRRVLVHGGAGGVGHVAIQLAKLKGAEVCTTVSSSEKSEFVKNLGAHPINYKATDFVEAVNEWTNGEGVELAFDTVGGENLEKTFPAVQLYGDVVTILSPSESTNWKEARSRNLRIGLELMLTPQLTHNLDAQLAQTKILEQCSRLIDQGGLKVHLNQTFPLEKAAEAHKTLEAGSMIGKLALVMD; encoded by the coding sequence ATGAGAGCGATCGCGATGACAACCAATGGGACACCAACGGTTTTGCAACCCCAAGATGTCATCAGTCCCCACATTGATGCTCCCCAAGAAATGTTAATTCGTCTGCGCGCTGCTGGCATTAATCCCATTGATACAAAATTACGGCGTCGGGGAACCTTCTATCCAGAACAACTACCCGCAATTCTCGGTTGTGATGGCGCTGGCATTGTGGAAGCTGTGGGCAGTGGGGTGACTCGTTTTCAAGTTGGTGATGAAGTCTATTTTTGTCACGGTGGACTCGGCAAAAAAGGCACGGGGAATTATGCCGAGTATACAGTTGTGGATGAACGGTTTGTGGCGGCAAAACCGAAATCGCTCTCTTTTGCTGAGTCGGCGGCTGCGCCGTTAGTGTTAATTACCGCTTGGGAAGCGTTGTATGATCGCGGACGGTTAGAAGCAGGAAGACGAGTGCTCGTTCATGGGGGTGCTGGGGGCGTTGGTCATGTGGCGATTCAACTCGCTAAATTAAAAGGGGCAGAGGTATGTACGACGGTAAGTTCTTCGGAAAAATCAGAATTTGTCAAAAATTTAGGCGCCCACCCCATTAATTATAAGGCAACAGATTTTGTAGAAGCCGTCAATGAGTGGACCAATGGCGAAGGAGTAGAACTCGCTTTTGATACCGTAGGCGGAGAGAACTTAGAGAAAACGTTTCCTGCGGTGCAACTTTACGGAGATGTCGTGACGATTTTAAGCCCCAGTGAAAGTACCAATTGGAAAGAAGCGCGATCGCGCAATCTTCGCATTGGCTTAGAATTAATGTTAACCCCGCAACTGACCCATAACCTAGATGCCCAACTGGCACAAACAAAAATCCTCGAACAATGTTCACGCTTAATCGATCAAGGGGGACTAAAGGTTCACCTCAACCAAACGTTTCCCCTCGAAAAAGCAGCAGAAGCCCATAAAACCCTAGAAGCGGGTAGCATGATCGGAAAATTAGCGCTGGTGATGGATTAA
- a CDS encoding 2Fe-2S iron-sulfur cluster binding domain-containing protein has translation MTRYYTIYIHDRQNGIEQTAMIPDDQYILKSLEEQGITLPFSCRNGACTTCAVRRLAGEIDHPEAMGLSTQLQEEGYNLLCVGYPRSDLKVETQDEDEVYELQFGRYFGKGKVLFGIPLDED, from the coding sequence ATGACACGCTATTACACGATTTACATTCATGATCGTCAAAACGGAATCGAACAAACAGCGATGATTCCGGATGATCAATATATTCTCAAAAGTCTGGAAGAACAGGGGATTACGCTCCCCTTTTCCTGTCGGAATGGGGCTTGCACGACTTGTGCGGTGCGACGCCTCGCAGGAGAAATTGATCATCCAGAAGCAATGGGCTTATCCACCCAGCTACAAGAAGAGGGATATAACCTTCTTTGTGTCGGATATCCTCGTTCTGATTTGAAAGTGGAAACACAAGATGAGGATGAGGTCTATGAATTACAATTTGGTCGCTACTTTGGGAAAGGCAAAGTCTTGTTTGGTATTCCCTTAGATGAAGACTAA
- a CDS encoding DUF4178 domain-containing protein — translation MFVLTLLVIILLIVLGIYLFLRQRNQSPQTDTTENHAPEHRTIFNLQLGDIVEYFGRDWVVEGKLIYEEDGFTWLEYLLQDQQDIRWLSVEEDDRIELSWLQPTRNLDIPRNPPNPLTFEGKTYRCIDSGVAKMKREGSVLNRQAEQCHYFDYESEDGKLLSIEDWNGEIEVTSGEEISPSELSIFPGEGQSIYR, via the coding sequence ATGTTTGTTCTCACTTTACTCGTTATTATTCTTCTGATTGTCCTGGGAATCTACCTCTTTTTACGTCAACGTAACCAGTCTCCTCAGACGGATACAACCGAAAATCATGCCCCCGAACATCGCACAATTTTTAACCTCCAACTCGGAGATATTGTGGAATACTTTGGACGAGACTGGGTGGTCGAAGGAAAACTGATTTACGAGGAAGATGGCTTTACCTGGCTCGAATATTTATTACAGGATCAACAAGATATCCGTTGGTTATCTGTGGAAGAGGATGATCGCATTGAATTGAGTTGGTTACAACCCACCCGTAACTTAGATATCCCCCGTAATCCGCCTAATCCCTTGACCTTTGAAGGGAAGACCTATCGCTGTATTGACTCTGGTGTCGCTAAGATGAAACGAGAAGGGTCTGTCTTAAATCGGCAAGCAGAACAATGTCATTACTTTGATTATGAAAGCGAAGACGGCAAGCTTTTATCGATTGAAGACTGGAATGGAGAGATTGAGGTAACTTCCGGTGAAGAAATTAGTCCGAGTGAACTCTCTATTTTTCCGGGAGAAGGACAATCAATCTATCGTTAA
- a CDS encoding Uma2 family endonuclease has translation MNQTLIPAETYTVLQGVRWETYQALLQDLAATSGKRLSYDQGTLEIMTPLPEHEVNKRLLGRMVETTTEVLGLEIYSLGSVTWSREDLKKGIEPDECYYINPEKNIQGKLKFDLSIDPPPDLAIAIDITSSSLNRLDIYAAIGVKEIWRFDGNNLLIYVLASGVYQVREQSQVLSVLRTNQLLHFLNKRGQVGENALLKEFRECLQHQT, from the coding sequence ATGAATCAAACCTTAATCCCAGCAGAGACTTATACGGTTTTACAGGGGGTGCGCTGGGAAACCTACCAAGCCTTGTTGCAAGACTTAGCAGCTACCTCTGGAAAGCGCTTAAGCTATGACCAAGGGACTTTAGAAATCATGACTCCTTTACCGGAACATGAAGTAAACAAGCGACTTTTGGGACGAATGGTAGAAACAACAACCGAAGTGTTGGGGTTAGAAATTTATAGTTTGGGGTCTGTTACGTGGAGTCGCGAAGACTTAAAAAAAGGAATTGAACCGGATGAATGCTACTATATCAATCCAGAAAAGAATATACAGGGAAAACTAAAATTTGATCTCAGTATCGACCCACCGCCAGACTTAGCGATTGCAATCGATATTACAAGTAGTTCTTTGAATCGCCTCGATATTTATGCTGCGATTGGAGTGAAAGAAATATGGCGATTTGATGGAAATAATCTCTTAATTTATGTACTTGCAAGCGGAGTTTATCAAGTACGAGAACAATCTCAAGTTTTATCAGTTTTGAGAACGAATCAACTTTTACATTTTCTCAACAAACGTGGTCAAGTGGGAGAAAATGCATTGCTAAAAGAGTTTCGAGAATGCTTACAACATCAGACATAA